A stretch of the Bubalus kerabau isolate K-KA32 ecotype Philippines breed swamp buffalo chromosome 11, PCC_UOA_SB_1v2, whole genome shotgun sequence genome encodes the following:
- the LMX1B gene encoding LIM homeobox transcription factor 1-beta isoform X2: MEKIAPTEFVMRALECVYHLGCFCCCVCERQLRKGDEFVLKEGQLLCKGDYEKEKDLLSSVSPDESDSVKSEDEDGDMKPAKGQGSQSKGSGDDGKDPRRPKRPRTILTTQQRRAFKASFEVSSKPCRKVRETLAAETGLSVRVVQVWFQNQRAKMKKLARRHQQQQEQQNSQRLGQEVLSSRMEGMMASYTPLAPPQQQIVAMEQSPYGSSDPFQQGLTPPQMPGNDSIFHDIDSDTSLTSLSDCFLGSSDVGSLQARVGNPIDRLYSMQSSYFAS, translated from the exons ATGGAGAAGATTGCCCCCACCGAGTTCGTGATGCGGGCACTGGAGTGCGTGTACCACCTGGGCTGTTTCTGCTGCTGCGTGTGTGAACGGCAGCTACGCAAGGGCGACGAGTTTGTGCTCAAGGAGGGCCAGCTGCTGTGCAAGGGTGACTACGAGAAGGAGAAGGATCTGCTCAGCTCCGTGAGCCCCGACGAGTCTGATTCCG TGAAGAGCGAGGATGAGGATGGGGACATGAAGCCGGCCAAGGGACAGGGCAGCCAAAGCAAGGGCAGTGGGGACGACGGGAAGGACCCGCGGAGGCCTAAGCGGCCCCGGACCATCCTCACGACGCAGCAGCGCAGAGCCTTCAAGGCCTCCTTCGAGGTCTCCTCCAAGCCCTGCCGGAAG GTCCGAGAGACGCTGGCGGCAGAGACGGGCCTCAGCGTACGCGTGGTCCAGGTCTGGTTTCAGAACCAAAGAGCGAAG ATGAAGAAGTTGGCACGGcggcatcagcagcagcaggagcagcagaacTCCCAGCGGCTGGGCCAAG AGGTCCTGTCCAGTCGCATGGAGGGCATGATGGCCTCCTACACGCCGCTGGCCCCGCCACAGCAGCAGATCGTGGCCATGGAGCAGAGTCCCTACGGCAGCAGCGACCCCTTCCAGCAGGGCCTCACGCCACCCCAAATGCCAG GCAACGACTCCATCTTCCACGACATCGACAGCGATACCTCCTTAACCAGCCTCAGCGACTGCTTCCTCGGCTCCTCGGACGTGGGCTCCCTGCAGGCCCGCGTGGGGAACCCCATCGACAGGCTCTACTCCATGCAGAGTTCCTACTTCGCCTCCTGA
- the LMX1B gene encoding LIM homeobox transcription factor 1-beta isoform X1, giving the protein MEKIAPTEFVMRALECVYHLGCFCCCVCERQLRKGDEFVLKEGQLLCKGDYEKEKDLLSSVSPDESDSVKSEDEDGDMKPAKGQGSQSKGSGDDGKDPRRPKRPRTILTTQQRRAFKASFEVSSKPCRKVRETLAAETGLSVRVVQVWFQNQRAKMKKLARRHQQQQEQQNSQRLGQEVLSSRMEGMMASYTPLAPPQQQIVAMEQSPYGSSDPFQQGLTPPQMPGDHMNPYGNDSIFHDIDSDTSLTSLSDCFLGSSDVGSLQARVGNPIDRLYSMQSSYFAS; this is encoded by the exons ATGGAGAAGATTGCCCCCACCGAGTTCGTGATGCGGGCACTGGAGTGCGTGTACCACCTGGGCTGTTTCTGCTGCTGCGTGTGTGAACGGCAGCTACGCAAGGGCGACGAGTTTGTGCTCAAGGAGGGCCAGCTGCTGTGCAAGGGTGACTACGAGAAGGAGAAGGATCTGCTCAGCTCCGTGAGCCCCGACGAGTCTGATTCCG TGAAGAGCGAGGATGAGGATGGGGACATGAAGCCGGCCAAGGGACAGGGCAGCCAAAGCAAGGGCAGTGGGGACGACGGGAAGGACCCGCGGAGGCCTAAGCGGCCCCGGACCATCCTCACGACGCAGCAGCGCAGAGCCTTCAAGGCCTCCTTCGAGGTCTCCTCCAAGCCCTGCCGGAAG GTCCGAGAGACGCTGGCGGCAGAGACGGGCCTCAGCGTACGCGTGGTCCAGGTCTGGTTTCAGAACCAAAGAGCGAAG ATGAAGAAGTTGGCACGGcggcatcagcagcagcaggagcagcagaacTCCCAGCGGCTGGGCCAAG AGGTCCTGTCCAGTCGCATGGAGGGCATGATGGCCTCCTACACGCCGCTGGCCCCGCCACAGCAGCAGATCGTGGCCATGGAGCAGAGTCCCTACGGCAGCAGCGACCCCTTCCAGCAGGGCCTCACGCCACCCCAAATGCCAGGTGACCACATGAACCCCTATG GCAACGACTCCATCTTCCACGACATCGACAGCGATACCTCCTTAACCAGCCTCAGCGACTGCTTCCTCGGCTCCTCGGACGTGGGCTCCCTGCAGGCCCGCGTGGGGAACCCCATCGACAGGCTCTACTCCATGCAGAGTTCCTACTTCGCCTCCTGA